A single genomic interval of Dyella sp. GSA-30 harbors:
- a CDS encoding error-prone DNA polymerase, whose translation MSAPPYAELHCLSCFSFQRGASTARELFERAKACGYTALAITDECSMAGIVRALEASRETGVKLIVGTEVQLHDGPKMVLLAETKGGYTALCQMITQGRRASAKGTYVLTRENVEAMVKTSEGHAGVLALWMPGRQPDRSEGNWVKATFGDCAWLAVELVRDSNDPRRCADLLALGDALGLPCVAAGDVHMHVRRRLPLQHTMTAIRHRLTIAEAGAVLFRNGERHLRKRTTLDTLYPERLLAETVRIAERCRFSLDELRYQYPAELVPTGYTAIQWLRQLTEEGARWRWPMGVPPKALSQIEHELELIEHLRYEPYFLTVQDIVRFARSQGILCQGRGSAANSAVCFALGVTEVNPARMNLLVERFISKERNEPPDIDIDFEHERREEVIQYIYRKYGRERAALAATVICYRGKSAVRDVAKALGLPLDQVDLLSKIFAWWDGEVSLADLLRERGFDPQSAVIRKVVALTAELIDMPRHLSQHVGGFVIADAPLHELVPVENAAMPDRTIIQWDKDDLDTMNLLKVDCLALGMLTCVQKCLNLLRRHEQVDLTMATLPAEDPTTYEMIQRGDTIGVFQIESRAQMAMLPRHRPENFYDLVIQVAIVRPGPIQGDMVHPYLRRRRKEEPVDYPSEDLKVVFERTLGVPLFQEQVMKLAIVAAGYTPGEADQLRRAMAAWKRHGGMEKHRERIMAGMLERGYTPGFAEQLFEQIKGFGSYGFPESHAASFAGIVYASCWLKCHHPAAFACALLNAQPMGFYAPAQIVQDAQRHGIAVRPVDIRTSDWDNTLEPDPRGRWAIRLGFRQLRGFNETVALAVQAARSQRPFVDVADLCARASLDKRHQDLLAEASALRSLAGHRHRAQWAIAGVEPQLPLFGGDSPAETSVALPLPTQAENTLADYARVGLSLGPHPMQQIRVRLRAARCLDSKTLRTRPHESWVRVAGIVTLRQRPQTASGVTFLTMEDEHGMVNVIVWRRIAEVQRRELLESQLLGVEGVWQMVDGTCHVVARRLLDLTTLLGGLDARSRDFR comes from the coding sequence ATGAGTGCGCCCCCGTATGCCGAACTCCACTGCCTGAGTTGCTTTTCGTTTCAGCGCGGCGCTTCGACGGCGCGCGAGTTGTTCGAGCGGGCCAAGGCCTGCGGCTATACCGCATTGGCGATCACGGACGAATGTTCGATGGCCGGCATCGTGCGTGCCCTGGAGGCGTCACGGGAAACCGGCGTCAAGCTGATTGTCGGCACCGAAGTCCAACTTCACGATGGCCCCAAGATGGTCTTGCTGGCGGAAACGAAAGGCGGCTACACCGCTTTGTGCCAGATGATCACCCAGGGCCGGCGAGCTTCGGCAAAGGGCACCTACGTTCTTACCCGCGAGAACGTCGAGGCGATGGTAAAGACATCCGAAGGCCATGCGGGCGTGCTGGCGTTGTGGATGCCGGGACGACAGCCGGATCGCTCGGAAGGGAATTGGGTCAAGGCGACCTTTGGCGACTGCGCTTGGCTGGCGGTCGAGTTGGTGCGTGACTCGAACGATCCGCGCCGCTGTGCGGATCTGCTGGCGCTGGGCGACGCCCTGGGGCTGCCCTGTGTGGCGGCGGGCGATGTCCACATGCATGTTCGGCGACGCTTGCCGCTTCAGCACACGATGACCGCCATTCGCCACCGACTGACGATCGCGGAGGCTGGCGCCGTGCTGTTTCGCAACGGTGAGCGTCACCTGCGCAAGCGCACCACGTTGGATACTTTGTATCCGGAGCGCTTGTTAGCCGAAACGGTGCGAATCGCCGAGCGCTGCCGGTTTTCGCTTGATGAGTTGCGTTACCAGTATCCCGCCGAGTTGGTGCCCACTGGCTACACCGCCATCCAATGGTTGCGCCAGTTGACGGAGGAGGGCGCACGTTGGCGCTGGCCGATGGGAGTGCCCCCGAAAGCCCTGTCGCAAATCGAGCATGAGCTGGAGCTCATCGAGCACCTGAGGTATGAGCCCTATTTCCTCACGGTCCAGGACATCGTGCGGTTCGCACGCAGCCAAGGCATCTTGTGCCAGGGGCGTGGATCGGCAGCGAACAGCGCGGTGTGTTTTGCGCTGGGCGTGACCGAGGTGAATCCAGCTCGGATGAACCTATTGGTCGAGCGCTTCATCAGCAAGGAGCGCAACGAACCCCCTGACATCGATATCGACTTCGAACACGAACGCCGAGAGGAAGTCATCCAATACATCTACCGCAAATACGGCCGCGAGCGCGCAGCGCTGGCGGCCACGGTCATCTGTTACCGGGGCAAGAGCGCGGTGCGGGATGTGGCCAAGGCATTGGGTTTGCCGCTCGACCAGGTGGATCTCTTGAGCAAAATCTTTGCGTGGTGGGATGGCGAGGTGTCGCTGGCTGACTTGTTGCGCGAACGTGGGTTTGATCCGCAAAGCGCGGTGATCCGGAAGGTTGTGGCCCTGACCGCCGAACTCATCGACATGCCGCGCCACCTGTCGCAACACGTCGGCGGGTTCGTGATCGCCGATGCTCCCCTGCACGAACTCGTCCCGGTCGAGAATGCCGCGATGCCGGATCGCACGATCATCCAATGGGACAAGGACGATCTGGACACGATGAATCTTCTGAAAGTGGATTGTTTGGCGCTGGGCATGCTCACCTGCGTTCAGAAGTGCCTGAACCTGTTGCGCCGGCACGAGCAGGTGGACCTGACGATGGCAACACTCCCGGCCGAAGACCCGACCACGTACGAGATGATTCAACGCGGCGACACCATCGGCGTGTTCCAGATCGAAAGCCGTGCGCAGATGGCGATGCTGCCGCGGCACCGCCCGGAGAACTTCTATGACCTGGTGATCCAGGTGGCCATCGTGCGGCCGGGACCCATCCAGGGCGATATGGTGCATCCCTACTTGCGGCGCCGACGCAAGGAAGAGCCCGTGGACTATCCATCGGAGGACTTGAAGGTCGTCTTTGAGCGAACCTTGGGCGTGCCGCTGTTCCAAGAGCAAGTCATGAAGTTGGCGATCGTGGCCGCCGGCTATACCCCCGGCGAAGCCGATCAGTTGCGCCGCGCGATGGCGGCCTGGAAACGGCACGGCGGCATGGAGAAACACCGCGAGCGCATCATGGCGGGCATGTTGGAACGCGGCTACACGCCGGGGTTCGCGGAACAGTTGTTCGAGCAAATCAAGGGCTTCGGTTCGTATGGCTTTCCGGAGAGCCATGCCGCCAGCTTCGCCGGCATCGTCTATGCGTCCTGCTGGTTGAAATGCCACCACCCGGCCGCATTCGCGTGTGCATTGCTCAACGCGCAACCCATGGGCTTCTACGCGCCAGCGCAGATCGTCCAAGACGCCCAGCGGCACGGCATCGCGGTGCGCCCGGTGGACATCCGGACCAGCGATTGGGACAACACGTTGGAGCCCGATCCACGCGGACGCTGGGCGATCCGATTGGGATTCCGCCAGCTCCGCGGTTTCAATGAGACTGTCGCGTTGGCCGTCCAGGCGGCGAGGTCTCAACGGCCCTTCGTCGATGTGGCCGATCTGTGTGCGCGGGCCAGTTTGGATAAGCGCCACCAGGACTTGCTGGCGGAAGCGAGTGCCTTGCGTTCCCTGGCCGGTCATCGCCACCGGGCTCAGTGGGCGATTGCGGGTGTCGAGCCACAGTTGCCGCTGTTCGGCGGGGACAGCCCTGCCGAGACGAGCGTGGCATTGCCGCTGCCGACGCAGGCCGAGAACACGCTGGCGGATTACGCCCGCGTGGGCCTCAGCCTGGGGCCACACCCCATGCAACAAATCCGCGTTCGCTTGCGCGCGGCGCGATGCCTCGACAGCAAGACACTCCGAACGCGACCACATGAAAGTTGGGTGCGCGTCGCCGGCATCGTGACGTTGCGCCAGCGTCCTCAAACGGCCAGCGGCGTGACGTTCCTGACCATGGAGGACGAGCACGGGATGGTCAACGTGATCGTGTGGCGACGGATTGCGGAGGTCCAGCGGCGCGAGTTGCTGGAGTCGCAACTGCTGGGGGTAGAGGGGGTGTGGCAGATGGTGGACGGAACGTGTCACGTGGTTGCCCGGAGGCTGCTTGATCTCACGACCCTGCTGGGTGGATTGGATGCTCGGTCACGGGATTTTCGTTAG
- a CDS encoding DNA polymerase Y family protein, with protein sequence MLWACVLLPHLALDGVLRRRDDSGPLVLVDGPIQTRTIVALNAEARAAGLRVGQRLSAAQALLAQFAVVPHDATEVGRWQTFLAGVAYRYSSEVCLLPHALVLEVSHSQGLFGPWPEIERRLRADLTALGFRHRLAAAPTPHGAYVLAGVGDGLAVATPEHLRRALDPVPLGKGRLPQSAQALAGMGIRTLGQLLRMPRDGLRRRFGAELLDALDQLLGDRPAGLALYAPPDSVDWRIELSHEVENVAALVFPLRRMTADLAAYLSSRDGGVQRFTLHLEHREGATAVTIGMLSPERGAGVLFEAARGRMEQTTLPAPVLAVRLKAEHLPPFVPEGRDLFDERPADALPFEQVRERLRARLGDDAVYQISTTIDPRPERSQRVGARDEGHAEVWPRPTWLLERPIPLRGPAPKVLAGPERMETGWWDGDPVRRDYYLVETMQGQRAWAFCPPDEEGGWMLHGWFA encoded by the coding sequence ATGCTCTGGGCCTGCGTATTGCTGCCTCATCTGGCGCTGGATGGGGTCCTCCGCCGCCGGGATGACTCGGGTCCCTTGGTCTTGGTCGATGGCCCGATCCAGACCCGAACCATCGTCGCGCTCAATGCTGAGGCCCGCGCCGCCGGTTTACGGGTCGGCCAGCGGCTGAGCGCCGCACAGGCACTGTTGGCCCAGTTTGCCGTCGTGCCCCATGACGCCACCGAGGTCGGACGGTGGCAAACCTTCTTGGCAGGGGTGGCCTACCGATATTCGTCCGAGGTGTGCCTTCTGCCGCATGCCTTGGTGCTGGAAGTCAGCCATAGCCAGGGCCTGTTCGGACCCTGGCCCGAGATTGAGCGCCGCCTACGGGCCGACCTGACGGCGTTGGGATTTCGGCACCGGCTGGCCGCCGCGCCAACGCCGCACGGGGCCTACGTGCTGGCCGGCGTCGGCGATGGCTTGGCCGTCGCCACCCCAGAGCACCTGCGCCGGGCGCTCGACCCGGTGCCGTTGGGGAAGGGCCGATTGCCCCAATCAGCCCAGGCCTTGGCCGGTATGGGCATCCGCACCCTGGGCCAGCTTCTGCGCATGCCTCGGGACGGATTGCGCCGACGGTTCGGCGCCGAGCTGCTGGATGCGCTCGACCAACTGCTGGGCGACCGACCGGCTGGGCTGGCGCTCTACGCCCCTCCGGATTCGGTGGACTGGCGCATTGAGCTCTCGCACGAAGTCGAGAACGTTGCCGCACTGGTGTTCCCCTTGCGGCGGATGACCGCGGACCTGGCCGCTTACCTGTCCTCCCGCGATGGCGGGGTTCAACGCTTCACACTCCACCTCGAACACCGTGAAGGCGCGACGGCGGTGACCATTGGCATGCTGTCGCCCGAGCGCGGTGCAGGGGTGTTGTTCGAGGCGGCCCGCGGACGCATGGAGCAGACCACGTTGCCCGCACCCGTGCTAGCGGTGCGCCTCAAGGCCGAACACCTCCCGCCATTCGTGCCGGAAGGCCGGGACCTGTTCGACGAGCGGCCTGCCGATGCGTTGCCGTTCGAACAGGTTCGCGAACGTCTGCGTGCGCGCCTTGGCGATGATGCGGTGTATCAGATATCCACGACCATCGATCCGCGCCCGGAACGATCGCAGCGGGTCGGCGCACGCGATGAGGGTCACGCTGAAGTGTGGCCACGACCAACGTGGTTGCTGGAGCGGCCGATCCCGTTGCGCGGCCCTGCGCCCAAGGTGCTTGCAGGCCCCGAGCGGATGGAAACGGGCTGGTGGGATGGTGATCCTGTGCGGCGCGACTATTACTTGGTCGAAACGATGCAAGGGCAGCGCGCGTGGGCGTTTTGTCCGCCGGATGAGGAGGGCGGCTGGATGCTGCACGGCTGGTTCGCATGA
- the imuA gene encoding translesion DNA synthesis-associated protein ImuA produces MGAVVALTDLLDARRVWRGDAAPIPAGDQPTGWPELDAALPTAGWPDASVSEILLPLDGVGELRLVLPTLARLTQGKRPVVVVSPPYVPCGMGWRQQGLALGQVHFVRAPESEVLWAAEQCLRSGSCAAVLVWPRHADDRAMRRLQVAAADGRALGFVFRDRRHLANASPAPLRVELTAYPDPAIWVRKCRGGNVPQRPVPFADTAP; encoded by the coding sequence ATGGGAGCGGTGGTTGCCCTCACGGATTTGCTCGATGCGCGCCGGGTCTGGCGGGGCGATGCCGCACCCATCCCGGCCGGCGACCAGCCGACGGGTTGGCCCGAGCTTGATGCGGCGTTACCCACGGCAGGTTGGCCCGACGCGTCGGTGTCGGAAATTCTTTTGCCCCTGGATGGGGTGGGGGAGCTCCGCCTGGTGCTGCCCACCTTGGCCCGGCTGACCCAGGGCAAGCGCCCCGTGGTGGTCGTGTCGCCGCCCTACGTCCCGTGCGGGATGGGCTGGCGCCAGCAAGGCTTGGCCCTGGGCCAGGTCCACTTTGTCCGGGCACCCGAGTCCGAGGTCCTGTGGGCCGCGGAGCAATGCCTTCGGTCCGGTAGTTGTGCAGCCGTGCTGGTCTGGCCCCGCCACGCCGACGACCGGGCGATGCGTCGGCTGCAGGTCGCCGCGGCCGATGGCCGGGCATTGGGCTTTGTGTTCCGCGATCGCCGCCATTTGGCCAACGCCTCGCCGGCCCCGTTGCGGGTCGAACTCACCGCCTATCCGGATCCGGCCATCTGGGTGCGCAAATGCCGGGGTGGGAATGTCCCTCAGCGCCCGGTCCCCTTTGCGGACACGGCCCCTTGA
- the lexA gene encoding transcriptional repressor LexA, translated as MTLTLTSRQANILAFIRARLERDGEAPTLDEIGQALGIGHVSAVLKHVRSLEAKGRLTIERNKARGIRLVDEADPLDADTMELPLVGRIAAGEPIFSAERVEQTVRVSRWLFKLKPDYLVEVIGDSMRDEGILDGDLVGVHATPVARHGQVVAARVGGDRFTIKRLHMLGDVIRLLPNSPGYHPIDPDPTDDFAIEGLFAGLLRRS; from the coding sequence ATGACCCTGACACTCACCAGCCGCCAAGCCAACATCCTCGCCTTCATCCGCGCCCGCCTGGAGCGGGATGGAGAAGCCCCCACCCTGGACGAAATCGGGCAGGCCCTGGGCATTGGGCACGTCAGCGCTGTGCTCAAACACGTGCGCTCGCTGGAGGCCAAAGGTCGCTTGACGATCGAGCGAAACAAGGCCCGGGGCATCCGCCTGGTGGACGAGGCCGATCCCCTGGACGCCGACACGATGGAGCTGCCCCTTGTCGGCCGGATCGCGGCCGGTGAACCCATCTTCTCGGCCGAGCGCGTCGAGCAGACCGTGCGTGTCAGCCGCTGGCTGTTCAAGCTTAAGCCCGACTATCTGGTCGAGGTCATCGGTGACTCGATGCGCGATGAAGGCATCCTGGACGGTGACCTTGTTGGGGTTCACGCCACCCCGGTGGCCCGGCACGGCCAAGTGGTCGCCGCCCGAGTCGGCGGGGACCGTTTCACCATCAAGCGGCTGCACATGTTGGGTGATGTGATCCGGTTGCTGCCTAACAGTCCCGGCTACCACCCGATCGATCCGGACCCCACCGACGACTTCGCCATCGAAGGCTTGTTTGCAGGTCTGCTGAGGCGGAGCTGA
- a CDS encoding SOS response-associated peptidase family protein, with protein MSIGAFVKLFGDRGRGAKLKIPKAMADAFAHPTTDEEREVKAAIDAFSAAQAPLLEQELFKQKKRLADAERKLASGKPTKKAAEDQRIALNKIPDLQTKLADLRRTEPKTRDNRIFPDSYAPVMLMRGGQQVVMPMRYHCRPAGMPASIDRTKDGKVSGTYNARRDNLERFWRGQFGYTHAIMVVTAFYENVSKHAMEHRALAPGEPEQNVVVEFNPNPPQTMIIACLYSHWTAPGEEDLWSFAAITDEPPPEVAEAGHDRCIIQIKPEHVDAWLNPDPANREALYAILDDRPQAIYNYRLAA; from the coding sequence TTGTCCATCGGTGCGTTCGTGAAGCTCTTTGGCGACCGGGGCCGCGGTGCCAAGCTCAAGATTCCCAAGGCCATGGCCGACGCCTTTGCCCACCCCACCACGGACGAGGAGCGGGAGGTCAAGGCGGCCATTGACGCCTTCAGTGCCGCACAGGCTCCCCTGCTGGAACAGGAGCTCTTCAAGCAGAAGAAACGCCTGGCCGACGCCGAGCGTAAGTTGGCGAGCGGCAAACCCACCAAGAAGGCGGCGGAAGACCAGCGCATCGCGCTCAACAAGATCCCCGACCTTCAGACCAAACTGGCCGACCTTCGGCGCACAGAGCCCAAAACCCGAGACAACCGCATTTTTCCGGACAGCTATGCCCCGGTGATGCTCATGCGCGGCGGGCAACAGGTCGTCATGCCGATGCGCTACCACTGCCGCCCCGCGGGCATGCCCGCCAGCATCGACCGCACGAAAGACGGCAAGGTCAGCGGCACCTACAACGCGCGGCGCGATAACTTAGAGCGATTCTGGCGGGGTCAGTTCGGTTACACGCACGCGATCATGGTGGTCACGGCGTTCTACGAGAACGTGTCCAAGCATGCGATGGAACACCGTGCGCTGGCGCCGGGCGAACCCGAGCAAAATGTCGTCGTTGAGTTCAACCCGAACCCGCCACAGACGATGATCATCGCCTGCCTGTATTCCCATTGGACCGCGCCTGGGGAAGAGGATCTGTGGTCCTTTGCGGCGATCACCGACGAGCCACCTCCGGAGGTCGCGGAGGCTGGGCACGACCGCTGCATCATCCAGATCAAGCCCGAGCACGTCGACGCCTGGTTGAACCCGGATCCGGCCAACCGCGAAGCACTCTACGCGATCCTGGATGATCGGCCACAGGCGATCTACAACTATCGGCTGGCCGCATAA
- a CDS encoding GIY-YIG nuclease family protein produces MDQLLRIGFHHVGYWMLDSKRTGRIQCSLRTAAPYEKTLYAFIVNGDVKYVGKTTRTLAMRMKDYEAGLREREKASRNDIPSPRAPSTNARVGRALFAALSGGDMVEIYVLPDVDLHHYGDFHLNLAAGLEDSIIEVMAPAWNGGKKVLSDGTEEDIKQSNAPLPPTNLSYRDWPIATVFIRMGKTYWDQGFFNVSAEVSEAFGADGENIEIFCGDQAEPLLGTINRRANSNQTPRIFGGKRLREWIQPNLARDATMRVDVLTPTAIRLSATSGQQDGNESPDCDTRSA; encoded by the coding sequence ATGGATCAGTTGCTTCGCATCGGCTTTCACCACGTCGGTTATTGGATGCTTGACTCAAAAAGGACCGGAAGAATTCAATGCAGTTTGCGCACCGCCGCTCCCTATGAAAAGACGCTTTATGCATTCATCGTAAATGGCGACGTGAAATATGTAGGGAAGACGACGCGCACGCTGGCAATGCGTATGAAGGACTACGAGGCCGGCCTGCGTGAGCGAGAAAAGGCTTCCCGCAATGACATTCCAAGCCCACGAGCCCCCAGCACCAACGCCCGGGTAGGACGAGCTCTTTTCGCCGCGTTGTCTGGTGGCGATATGGTCGAAATCTATGTGTTGCCGGATGTCGATCTTCACCACTACGGCGACTTCCATCTCAACCTCGCCGCCGGTTTGGAGGACAGCATCATTGAGGTAATGGCCCCGGCGTGGAATGGTGGCAAAAAAGTCCTCAGCGACGGCACGGAGGAAGACATCAAGCAATCAAATGCGCCACTGCCGCCTACCAATCTTTCTTATCGTGACTGGCCCATCGCCACGGTCTTCATCAGGATGGGAAAGACCTACTGGGACCAAGGGTTCTTCAACGTCAGCGCCGAAGTTAGTGAGGCTTTTGGCGCAGACGGCGAGAACATTGAGATTTTCTGTGGCGACCAAGCGGAGCCGCTTCTTGGCACGATCAATCGGCGCGCCAACTCTAACCAGACGCCGCGTATCTTCGGCGGCAAGCGGTTACGGGAATGGATCCAGCCTAATCTGGCGCGCGATGCCACGATGCGAGTAGATGTGTTGACCCCCACCGCGATCCGACTGTCCGCCACCTCGGGTCAGCAGGATGGAAACGAGAGCCCAGATTGCGATACGCGGTCAGCGTGA
- a CDS encoding DUF6573 family protein produces the protein MSKSHNHPPLFTDADLVYAYTRADAIRDGVLIELPQAQEVGFRVPVAITTAVHAACVAWDEPDPKLAAILRLREDTLLLAAVAEARAHRRRQQAGIEQQSNRIDFQVETVVLRDGVASMVTVALYMVIHAGDDGAPVGTIMVIRED, from the coding sequence ATGAGCAAGAGCCACAACCATCCTCCGTTGTTCACCGACGCCGATCTGGTTTACGCCTACACCCGTGCGGACGCGATCCGCGACGGCGTGCTGATCGAACTGCCCCAAGCGCAAGAGGTCGGATTCCGTGTGCCGGTGGCGATCACCACCGCCGTCCATGCCGCCTGTGTGGCGTGGGACGAACCCGACCCGAAGCTCGCGGCCATTCTGCGGCTGCGGGAAGACACGCTGTTGTTGGCTGCGGTTGCGGAAGCCCGCGCGCATCGCCGTCGGCAGCAAGCGGGAATTGAGCAGCAGTCGAACCGGATCGATTTTCAGGTGGAAACGGTTGTGCTGCGGGACGGTGTCGCTTCGATGGTGACGGTTGCCCTCTACATGGTCATCCATGCTGGCGACGACGGCGCACCGGTAGGGACCATCATGGTGATTCGCGAAGACTGA
- a CDS encoding ankyrin repeat domain-containing protein yields MDSDILKQFHDAVALGKIDVVRTMLENDGALASAADAQGEQAIHALFQNFNAAMLSLLLAHGADINARDADGRTLLHTIRDPEGVAVLVGEGADIDARDLLGRTPLIEQAANYEDSVDGVALALLDLGADPNASDQDGDTAMAFARSASNDDLIQRLRRAGAEDPPAFILGEWRTK; encoded by the coding sequence GTGGATAGCGACATACTCAAGCAGTTTCACGACGCAGTGGCGCTCGGCAAGATCGATGTTGTCCGAACGATGTTGGAGAACGATGGCGCGCTGGCCAGCGCAGCAGATGCCCAGGGCGAACAGGCGATCCACGCGCTCTTTCAGAATTTCAATGCGGCGATGTTGTCGCTCCTTTTGGCGCACGGTGCGGACATCAACGCGCGAGACGCGGATGGACGCACACTGCTCCACACGATCCGTGATCCGGAGGGTGTCGCCGTGCTGGTGGGCGAGGGCGCCGACATCGATGCCCGGGACCTCCTGGGACGCACGCCGTTGATCGAGCAGGCGGCCAACTACGAGGACAGCGTCGATGGCGTGGCCTTGGCGCTGTTGGATTTGGGTGCCGACCCCAACGCCAGCGACCAGGATGGCGACACGGCAATGGCCTTTGCTCGAAGCGCATCCAACGACGATTTGATTCAACGGCTACGGCGTGCTGGTGCGGAAGACCCGCCGGCGTTTATCTTGGGTGAGTGGCGCACGAAGTAG
- a CDS encoding helix-turn-helix transcriptional regulator, with protein sequence MADQLGISPSYLSEIESGKKRPSLDLLDRYARIFGIPASTFLALEEKARGGLGKKTKRAEQLLKYLELMLAEDAARASPKTPGAQDEGWLG encoded by the coding sequence TTGGCCGACCAGCTCGGGATTTCCCCCTCGTATCTGTCGGAGATTGAAAGCGGGAAGAAGCGGCCGTCGTTGGACCTCCTCGACCGTTACGCCCGGATCTTCGGCATCCCCGCCTCAACGTTTTTGGCCCTGGAAGAGAAAGCCCGGGGAGGACTGGGTAAGAAGACCAAGCGGGCCGAACAGTTGCTCAAGTATCTCGAATTGATGCTGGCGGAAGACGCAGCGCGTGCGTCGCCGAAAACGCCAGGCGCACAGGACGAAGGTTGGCTCGGTTGA
- the istA gene encoding IS21 family transposase: MSLHTLIRAISTTPFNNYDLAASTGKSESTVRRYRRILAEKALTWAQLEFLRDEELYLALNQPRRGRPLGHMPDLDAVVAELEATGMSLQTWYWRTYGASTEKVISYSHLAAKLKHRRKALKLTMRQHHTPGERVFVDFSGKRPSYVDPLTGERTYAELFVGVLGGSSLLYATAIPSQKVPDFIAAHVSMFNYFGGVPQAIVPDNLKSAVIKPGRDAVIQRSFADMAAHYDALVIPTRPRRPQDKGKVEVGVKIAQDRILAPLRGRTFPSLAELNAAIAELVDALNDRPMRLGPSRREQFETFERAALRPLPATPYVYAEWQTVETVAKDYHVPVYGHFYSVPHTMVGQRLDIRVTTDTVTFFDGRTEVARHPRNDEARKSTARLSHMPENHRLQAERSPDMIRAWAADAGPNIIRFVTEQLDQPHAVRGLKPCETLRDLAEEYGVADVDQAVGDAFQRGVVNVTSVRRALSARQEAAGTGPTTSNRSVRRSRKSDDVA, encoded by the coding sequence ATGTCTCTGCACACCCTCATCCGCGCCATCAGCACGACCCCGTTCAACAACTACGACCTCGCCGCCTCGACCGGCAAATCCGAAAGCACGGTCCGCCGTTACCGCCGCATCCTGGCGGAGAAAGCGTTGACCTGGGCCCAGCTTGAGTTCCTCCGGGACGAAGAGCTTTACCTCGCGCTCAACCAGCCGCGGCGCGGTCGGCCGCTGGGCCACATGCCCGATTTGGATGCCGTCGTGGCCGAACTCGAAGCCACGGGCATGTCGTTGCAAACCTGGTATTGGCGCACCTACGGCGCGAGCACGGAGAAAGTCATCTCTTACTCGCACCTGGCGGCGAAGTTGAAGCACCGCCGGAAGGCGCTCAAGCTGACGATGCGCCAGCACCACACCCCGGGCGAACGTGTTTTCGTCGACTTCTCTGGCAAGCGGCCTTCGTATGTGGATCCACTGACCGGTGAACGCACGTATGCCGAACTGTTCGTCGGCGTCCTCGGCGGCAGCAGCCTGCTGTATGCCACCGCCATCCCCAGCCAGAAGGTCCCCGACTTCATCGCCGCGCACGTGTCGATGTTCAACTACTTCGGCGGCGTGCCGCAGGCGATCGTGCCGGACAACCTGAAGTCGGCGGTGATCAAGCCGGGCCGCGATGCCGTCATCCAACGGAGCTTCGCCGACATGGCGGCGCACTACGATGCACTGGTGATCCCCACGCGCCCGCGGCGCCCGCAAGACAAGGGCAAAGTGGAGGTGGGCGTGAAGATTGCGCAGGACCGCATCCTTGCGCCGTTGCGCGGGCGCACGTTCCCATCGCTGGCCGAACTCAATGCAGCCATTGCCGAGTTGGTCGACGCCTTGAACGATCGCCCCATGCGCCTGGGCCCGAGCCGCCGCGAACAATTCGAAACCTTCGAGCGCGCGGCGTTGCGGCCGCTCCCAGCCACGCCGTATGTCTACGCCGAGTGGCAGACGGTGGAGACGGTCGCCAAGGACTATCACGTGCCCGTCTACGGCCATTTCTATTCCGTGCCGCACACGATGGTGGGCCAACGTCTGGATATCCGGGTCACGACGGACACGGTGACGTTCTTCGATGGGCGCACGGAAGTCGCTCGCCATCCGCGCAACGATGAAGCCCGCAAGAGCACGGCACGGCTGTCGCACATGCCCGAGAACCACCGGCTTCAAGCCGAACGCAGCCCGGACATGATTCGCGCCTGGGCGGCGGATGCGGGCCCGAACATCATTCGCTTCGTGACCGAACAATTGGATCAGCCACATGCGGTGCGCGGACTGAAGCCGTGTGAGACGTTGCGCGACCTCGCCGAGGAATATGGCGTGGCCGATGTGGACCAGGCGGTGGGGGACGCCTTCCAGCGCGGCGTGGTGAACGTCACCTCTGTCCGCCGTGCGCTGTCGGCGCGGCAGGAGGCGGCGGGCACGGGTCCCACCACGTCGAACCGTTCGGTGCGGCGTTCGCGGAAGTCCGACGATGTTGCGTGA